A single region of the Pseudomonas sp. GGS8 genome encodes:
- a CDS encoding response regulator: MIRLGQATISLERREAFLDGRPLRVGGRAFEILSVLLQADGRIVSKDELITQVWPDTVVEENNLQVQISSLRKLLGEKELIQTVPRRGYRLLKELEPLLPLFHPVSPGTYASEDQETIDPDSVPVYIVDDEASVRTALSRLLRAEGIAHRIFTSAEELLNADLDIGPACLLLDISLPEATGMELQSALGQRGHPWPVIFMTGFGTIPMSVQAMKAGAVEFMTKPFNDEQLLGILRTTRQRAAMAFEQWRRTQAARKKAALLTPREREVLPLIVEGLSNKHIANRLGTSEITAKVHRKHIMEKMQTRSLVSLVNLYGLISSEPTFGAQSPT, translated from the coding sequence ATGATCCGACTTGGCCAAGCCACTATCTCCCTGGAACGGCGTGAAGCCTTTCTTGACGGACGGCCGCTGCGTGTCGGAGGCCGGGCGTTCGAAATCCTCTCGGTGCTGTTGCAGGCCGATGGCCGAATCGTCAGCAAAGATGAATTGATCACACAGGTCTGGCCTGACACCGTCGTCGAGGAAAACAATCTGCAGGTGCAGATTTCCTCGCTACGCAAGTTGCTTGGAGAAAAAGAGCTCATCCAGACGGTCCCGCGCCGAGGTTACCGATTATTGAAAGAACTTGAACCGCTCCTGCCCCTGTTCCATCCGGTATCACCGGGCACCTATGCATCCGAGGATCAGGAGACGATCGATCCTGACAGCGTGCCGGTGTACATCGTGGATGATGAAGCGTCCGTACGCACAGCACTCAGTCGTTTGCTACGCGCCGAAGGAATCGCGCACCGGATATTCACCTCGGCCGAAGAATTGCTCAACGCTGACCTCGACATTGGCCCCGCTTGCTTGTTGCTGGACATCAGCCTGCCCGAGGCGACAGGTATGGAACTGCAATCGGCACTCGGACAACGCGGACATCCGTGGCCGGTGATTTTCATGACAGGGTTCGGCACCATCCCGATGTCGGTGCAGGCCATGAAAGCGGGAGCGGTCGAGTTCATGACCAAACCTTTCAATGACGAGCAGTTGCTCGGTATCCTGCGCACTACCCGTCAGCGTGCAGCGATGGCATTCGAGCAATGGCGGCGCACTCAGGCCGCCCGTAAAAAGGCCGCCCTGTTGACCCCCCGTGAGCGTGAAGTGCTGCCACTGATCGTGGAGGGTCTGTCCAACAAACACATCGCCAACCGGCTGGGTACCAGCGAAATCACCGCCAAGGTCCACCGCAAACACATCATGGAGAAGATGCAGACGCGCTCGCTGGTGAGCCTGGTCAACCTGTATGGCTTGATTAGCTCAGAGCCGACGTTTGGCGCGCAGAGTCCTACATGA
- a CDS encoding response regulator: protein MIIVCIVDDDASVRKSLANLLRSAGYRSRVFTSGEEFLALENLDDVACLLLDLKMNGLSGIEVMHALKLKDRKFPVICMSAHWDEATLAETSRYEPIECLRKPFSGEALLSAVESALQCRSCFLHGA from the coding sequence ATGATCATCGTCTGTATCGTGGACGACGACGCGTCCGTGCGCAAAAGCCTGGCCAATCTGCTCCGGTCGGCGGGATACCGCTCTCGGGTATTCACCTCGGGAGAGGAGTTCTTAGCCCTCGAAAACTTAGATGACGTCGCGTGCCTGCTTTTGGATTTGAAGATGAACGGACTGTCAGGGATAGAGGTCATGCACGCGCTGAAGCTCAAAGACAGAAAATTTCCAGTGATTTGTATGTCGGCACACTGGGATGAAGCGACACTGGCCGAAACCAGCCGATATGAGCCCATCGAATGTTTGCGTAAACCCTTCAGCGGCGAAGCTTTGCTGAGCGCTGTCGAGTCTGCGCTTCAATGTAGGAGTTGCTTTTTACACGGTGCATGA
- a CDS encoding Lrp/AsnC family transcriptional regulator — MDRIDIKILGKVQDFGRISITELSKHAGLSIPATTDRLRKLEDSGVIKGYSAQLDPTKLGFGISAVVGMTTLKPAKSKLIATLNDIPEVVECLHVTGNDSYLIRIYARSMADIENIIAKINAYGETRTSIVLSVPIERRKLVP, encoded by the coding sequence ATGGATCGTATAGACATCAAAATCTTGGGGAAGGTGCAGGACTTTGGTCGCATTTCCATCACGGAGTTGTCCAAGCACGCAGGTCTTTCTATTCCCGCCACCACTGATCGGTTGCGAAAGCTCGAGGACTCTGGGGTCATCAAGGGGTATAGCGCTCAGTTAGATCCAACCAAGCTAGGGTTCGGCATATCTGCTGTCGTCGGCATGACCACCCTCAAGCCTGCGAAATCCAAATTGATAGCGACGCTCAACGACATACCCGAAGTCGTTGAGTGCCTGCACGTCACGGGTAACGACTCCTACCTGATCAGGATCTATGCCAGGTCAATGGCCGATATCGAAAATATCATTGCGAAGATCAACGCGTACGGTGAGACACGTACAAGCATTGTCTTGTCTGTCCCTATCGAGAGAAGAAAGCTTGTCCCTTGA
- a CDS encoding YitT family protein, with the protein MEDEKIKCEKKPYPSFANYIGTQVLSFRDFKMDQIFMYLAGVALFSVGAKFFIVSQLGTDPLDVLIISINKILMLGMGVCSGIVSLFFLLWWMLWNKKYPPISPFITTTLTGLLIDLWSVLGLGEYLIVRVNEYTILAMGLVLCAYSSALIIMSGIGIRIMDLVVLTMVSKWAWSFTKAKMIIEIGIFSTGWLLGGPFGVGTIAFLLVIGPLIQPFMNINARRFSLKNYGLTSVSSAYQ; encoded by the coding sequence ATGGAAGATGAAAAAATAAAGTGTGAAAAAAAACCCTATCCATCATTCGCGAATTATATTGGAACGCAAGTCCTAAGTTTTCGTGATTTCAAGATGGATCAGATTTTTATGTATCTGGCTGGAGTCGCCCTTTTCTCGGTGGGGGCCAAGTTTTTCATAGTCAGTCAACTGGGGACTGACCCCTTAGATGTCCTGATCATCTCGATAAATAAAATACTCATGCTCGGAATGGGCGTTTGTTCGGGTATTGTTTCTCTATTCTTTCTGCTGTGGTGGATGCTCTGGAACAAGAAATATCCTCCGATAAGCCCATTTATTACAACCACACTTACAGGTCTGTTGATTGACCTCTGGTCCGTGCTGGGGCTTGGAGAGTATTTGATTGTCAGAGTGAATGAATACACGATATTGGCGATGGGTCTGGTGCTGTGTGCTTATTCGTCTGCACTGATTATCATGAGCGGTATTGGTATCAGAATCATGGACCTTGTGGTGCTTACCATGGTGTCCAAATGGGCGTGGTCATTCACCAAAGCCAAAATGATAATTGAAATTGGCATCTTTTCAACCGGATGGCTTCTAGGCGGGCCCTTCGGTGTGGGAACCATTGCATTCTTGTTGGTCATAGGCCCTCTTATACAGCCATTCATGAATATAAACGCCAGGCGTTTTTCACTTAAGAATTATGGATTGACCAGCGTTTCTTCCGCCTATCAATAA
- the amrS gene encoding AmmeMemoRadiSam system radical SAM enzyme yields MDTTKNKNWTLESTPAKLEEILPNGVVKCHLSPRNCVIQEGKVGFCKVRGNRGGRLVTLNYGKGVHSTEETIETEAVFHFAPGERILSLGNIGCMLNCGYCHNWKTSQAKYVTDKDVYYYTPEQVVETALKHGIRVISWTYNDPVVWHEFILDTAKLAKEAGLINLYKSAFFISEEAIDELLPVIDIFSISLKSISPEYYRKVTTGWVEPVLAGIKKVYDAGKYVEVSTLMVTDISDDEDTARKISQWVLDELGPNVPLHFVRFHPDYKMSNSIRTPVDRLLKARDIARSMGVEHVYLGNVNDVQGTNTNCNNCNALLVTRYGLNAEIIGLDSNGCCARCGHDAHFKLLGEHKANAPVELQEAALTSYEKRKFEWHGDIVSLHAQVLNTEDFEQTVYLRRNYTDGLNSDWKSLTLRPYESYRFIIAKARIDESGPEVWLPKGVNSNLHEVFDRAHFPTESIEEIGISQNDITPTIGYEGKQNMYEQVIKLVSKS; encoded by the coding sequence ATGGACACTACAAAAAATAAAAACTGGACCTTGGAAAGCACGCCTGCAAAGTTGGAAGAAATACTCCCAAACGGCGTCGTAAAGTGTCATCTTTCTCCCCGAAACTGTGTCATTCAGGAGGGCAAAGTAGGTTTTTGCAAGGTGCGCGGAAACAGAGGCGGCCGGTTAGTTACGTTGAATTATGGCAAAGGCGTTCACAGCACCGAAGAGACCATCGAAACCGAGGCGGTATTCCACTTTGCTCCCGGAGAGCGAATCCTTTCCCTAGGCAATATCGGCTGCATGCTTAACTGCGGCTACTGCCACAATTGGAAGACCTCTCAGGCCAAGTATGTGACAGATAAAGATGTTTACTACTATACGCCTGAACAGGTTGTAGAAACTGCCTTGAAGCATGGTATACGCGTTATCTCCTGGACGTATAACGACCCTGTTGTCTGGCATGAATTCATCCTCGACACGGCAAAGCTGGCAAAGGAAGCGGGCTTAATCAATTTATATAAATCAGCTTTTTTTATCAGTGAAGAAGCCATTGATGAACTATTGCCCGTCATCGACATATTCTCGATTTCGCTAAAATCCATCTCCCCCGAATACTATCGAAAAGTCACGACAGGCTGGGTAGAGCCCGTTCTGGCTGGCATCAAGAAAGTATACGATGCTGGTAAATATGTTGAAGTCAGCACCTTGATGGTTACCGATATCAGTGACGATGAGGATACCGCCAGGAAAATTAGCCAGTGGGTACTGGATGAACTGGGCCCGAATGTACCGCTCCACTTTGTAAGGTTTCACCCTGATTATAAAATGAGCAATAGCATCAGGACGCCCGTGGATAGACTCCTGAAGGCTCGGGACATTGCCCGGAGCATGGGGGTTGAGCATGTTTATCTGGGCAACGTCAATGATGTCCAGGGCACCAATACCAACTGCAATAATTGTAACGCTCTACTCGTTACCCGCTACGGTTTGAATGCTGAAATAATTGGATTGGATAGCAACGGTTGCTGTGCCCGGTGTGGGCACGACGCACACTTCAAGTTACTGGGCGAACACAAAGCGAACGCGCCTGTTGAACTGCAAGAGGCTGCATTGACCTCTTACGAGAAGCGAAAGTTCGAGTGGCATGGGGATATCGTATCGCTGCACGCCCAAGTGCTGAATACTGAAGACTTTGAACAGACCGTGTACCTGCGGCGCAACTATACCGACGGGCTCAACAGTGATTGGAAATCACTGACATTGCGGCCGTATGAAAGCTATCGATTTATCATTGCCAAGGCACGAATTGATGAATCAGGCCCTGAAGTCTGGCTTCCCAAGGGGGTGAACTCAAATCTTCATGAAGTATTCGACAGGGCTCACTTCCCAACCGAGTCGATTGAAGAGATTGGTATTTCGCAAAACGACATCACGCCGACCATTGGGTATGAAGGCAAGCAGAACATGTATGAGCAGGTTATCAAACTGGTGAGCAAATCATGA
- a CDS encoding PLP-dependent aspartate aminotransferase family protein codes for MNVSTEILHIRVDDREAHPSVTPIYQCSAFSADSAFFYSRKANPNVTELEQVVAALEGSEYALAYSTGMSAIYMVLELLKPGGSLVINKYIYGCSYKLFQRYAARIGAKLTILDLTTESGLKELPSNVDMVIFETPTNPFLKDIDIHAVSKAVKQNNPHALVVVDNTWATPIFQKPLNFGADISLYSATKYFSGHSDVMGGLVLINNEMIYTRLLEGRFYSGSILAPNSAWLLRRSMQTFNLRMEKHSNTTSSMLNYLRELPFIERVYYPRVDGKQLTGYGGIVFVDIRPDLVPFYKTFTSALKWFGTGTGMACVTSMVAQPFSGSHASMTEQEKADMGIEKGLVRLCFGLEALEDLKEDLLQAFVAMENMAHQKSALKPA; via the coding sequence ATGAACGTGTCTACTGAAATACTCCATATCAGGGTCGATGACCGAGAGGCCCACCCATCCGTGACGCCTATTTATCAGTGCAGCGCTTTTAGCGCTGACTCGGCATTCTTCTACTCGAGAAAAGCCAATCCCAATGTGACTGAGCTGGAACAGGTTGTCGCTGCACTGGAAGGAAGCGAATACGCCTTGGCCTACAGCACCGGAATGAGTGCCATCTACATGGTTCTGGAGCTGCTGAAACCCGGTGGGTCGCTGGTGATCAACAAATATATCTATGGCTGTTCTTATAAGCTGTTTCAGCGATATGCGGCACGTATCGGTGCGAAACTGACGATTCTGGATCTCACCACGGAAAGTGGATTGAAAGAGTTGCCGTCGAACGTGGACATGGTCATTTTCGAAACACCGACCAATCCCTTTCTGAAAGATATTGATATTCATGCGGTCAGCAAGGCGGTTAAGCAAAATAACCCACACGCTCTGGTGGTCGTTGACAACACGTGGGCCACGCCGATATTTCAAAAGCCTCTGAACTTTGGCGCGGATATTTCTCTGTACAGCGCAACGAAGTATTTCTCCGGGCATAGCGATGTCATGGGCGGCCTGGTACTCATCAACAATGAAATGATTTATACGCGCCTCCTCGAAGGCCGCTTTTATTCAGGCTCAATATTAGCGCCTAATAGCGCATGGCTGCTTCGCAGAAGCATGCAGACATTTAACCTGCGCATGGAGAAACACAGCAACACAACCTCCAGCATGCTCAACTATCTGCGGGAACTGCCCTTTATTGAGCGTGTTTATTATCCACGAGTCGATGGTAAACAATTGACCGGCTATGGTGGCATTGTGTTTGTTGATATTCGGCCTGATCTGGTCCCCTTTTACAAAACTTTCACCAGCGCCCTCAAATGGTTTGGAACGGGTACGGGAATGGCCTGTGTCACGTCAATGGTTGCGCAACCCTTTAGTGGAAGCCATGCCTCGATGACTGAGCAGGAAAAAGCGGATATGGGGATTGAAAAGGGTTTGGTTCGATTGTGTTTTGGTTTAGAGGCCCTTGAGGATCTTAAAGAGGATCTGCTTCAGGCATTTGTAGCCATGGAAAATATGGCCCATCAAAAAAGTGCACTTAAACCTGCGTAA
- a CDS encoding PLP-dependent aminotransferase family protein, whose product MPSVLEKTIFEDPTLNVIHLLNSISSENPEAISLASGRPDDEQCDLSLIDKGLASYTRYAADTEHSLATLLCQYGKTTGIINGIIAEHLQVDEGIKISNPESIVVCMGFQEAATLTLLSIFEGSGVLLVPDPVFSGITGIAKLLRITIVPVPEDTFLDPSALRKVAEDLESRGEKVKALYAISDFSNPTANSLSYEDRKAMLSLANEMNFFILEDNAYSYFRYEGDKIPLMKSIDSSRVFLLGSFAKSIFPGLRMGYVVAPESAGVISFSARLCKAKSLITVNTPPLCQAVVGGLLIENNYSLKALNQPRVLSYRQKRNYMIECLEREFPIKADSRRSVTWNHPEGGFFINVQLPFTFEYFEMCECARNFKVIVFPTSLFSLTNEAVTQVRLSFSNATESEIKQAIGSLRAYIESRMQ is encoded by the coding sequence TTGCCCAGCGTACTCGAAAAAACGATATTCGAAGACCCTACTCTGAACGTTATCCATCTTCTAAATTCCATTTCCAGTGAAAATCCAGAGGCAATCTCTCTGGCTTCCGGTCGACCTGACGACGAGCAATGTGACCTGTCCCTCATCGATAAAGGGCTGGCCAGCTATACACGATACGCCGCCGATACGGAACATTCACTTGCGACACTACTTTGCCAATATGGAAAAACCACCGGGATTATCAACGGTATAATAGCCGAACACTTGCAGGTGGATGAAGGCATAAAGATTTCCAACCCTGAAAGTATTGTCGTGTGTATGGGGTTTCAGGAAGCTGCGACCTTGACACTGCTATCAATCTTTGAAGGAAGTGGTGTTTTATTAGTGCCTGACCCTGTGTTTTCCGGAATAACGGGTATTGCGAAACTATTAAGAATAACAATTGTACCCGTTCCCGAGGACACCTTCCTCGATCCATCTGCCCTGCGCAAGGTAGCTGAAGATCTTGAGTCCAGGGGGGAAAAGGTAAAAGCGCTGTACGCGATTTCGGATTTTAGTAACCCTACTGCTAACAGCCTTTCCTATGAAGACAGAAAGGCCATGCTCTCCTTGGCCAATGAAATGAATTTTTTTATCCTGGAGGATAATGCCTACAGCTACTTCAGGTACGAGGGAGATAAAATCCCCTTGATGAAGTCGATCGACAGTAGTCGAGTATTCCTTCTTGGCTCTTTTGCAAAGTCAATTTTTCCGGGATTGCGTATGGGCTATGTCGTCGCCCCGGAGAGCGCTGGGGTGATTTCCTTTAGCGCCAGATTATGTAAAGCCAAAAGCTTGATCACCGTCAATACACCGCCCCTGTGCCAAGCAGTTGTCGGTGGTTTGCTGATAGAGAACAATTACTCTTTAAAAGCGCTCAATCAACCAAGAGTGTTGTCTTACAGGCAGAAAAGAAACTATATGATTGAATGCCTTGAACGTGAATTCCCGATCAAGGCTGATTCTCGAAGAAGTGTCACCTGGAACCATCCAGAGGGGGGCTTTTTCATCAATGTACAGCTGCCTTTCACCTTTGAATATTTTGAAATGTGCGAGTGCGCCAGGAACTTCAAGGTTATCGTATTTCCCACTTCCTTGTTTTCGCTGACGAATGAGGCTGTCACTCAGGTCAGGTTGTCGTTTAGCAATGCGACAGAATCAGAAATCAAACAAGCGATAGGCAGCCTCAGGGCGTACATTGAATCCAGAATGCAGTAA